A section of the Primulina eburnea isolate SZY01 chromosome 1, ASM2296580v1, whole genome shotgun sequence genome encodes:
- the LOC140826371 gene encoding heat shock cognate 70 kDa protein-like, producing the protein MARKNIEAPAIGIDLGTTYSCAAVWRHDRAEIIPNDQGDRTTPSYVAFSPVERLIGGAAKNLAAMNPANTIFDAKRLIGRRFSDSLVQKDVKLWPFQVISGPDDKPLITVTFKGEEKKFVAEEISSMILIKMKETAEAFLGSAVKKAVITVPAYFNDSQRQATKDAGTIAGLNVLRIVVEPTAAAIAYGLDKKFNSSGRKSNVLIFDLGGGTFDVSLLTMENSMFTVKAIDGDTHLGGEDFDDRMVNHCVQEFKRKHRKDIGDNPRALRRLRTSCERAKRNLSSATETNIAIDCLYDGIDFDYKITRAKFEELNMDLFKKCIKHIEECLNEAKMDKNSIHDVVLVGGSTRIPKVQQMLQEYFNGKELCRSIHPDEAVASGAAIQAALLAGQGNAEVQGILLCEVTPLSLGVHVEGGEMSVIIPRNSAIPTKKEEQFMTCADNQSVALIQVFEGERARTMDNNLLGKFELTGIPPAPRGIPKITICFDVDANGILNVSAEDQTTGNKKNITIINDKGRLSTEEIERMLREAELFKAEDEKHKRRVEAKNALENYVYSMRNKIKNDNNFAFNLTYSDKRKFENATERANEWLENNQDGGEDQFKNKMKELENICNPIIANMYSGGSGPKIDEVD; encoded by the exons ATGGCTAGAAAAAACATTGAAGCTCCGGCGATTGGAATCGATTTGGGCACGACTTATTCATGCGCAGCCGTCTGGCGGCATGATCGTGCTGAGATCATACCCAATGACCAGGGCGACCGCACGACACCTTCTTATGTAGCTTTCAGCCCGGTAGAACGTCTCATAGGCGGTGCCGCCAAGAATCTTGCCGCCATGAACCCAGCCAACACCATTTTCG ATGCTAAGAGGTTGATCGGTCGAAGATTCAGCGACTCTTTGGTCCAGAAGGATGTGAAACTCTGGCCTTTCCAGGTCATTTCTGGCCCTGATGATAAACCCTTGATTACGGTTACCTTCAAAGGTGAAGAGAAAAAATTTGTGGCCGAAGAGATTTCATCAATGATCCTCATCAAGATGAAAGAAACTGCGGAAGCTTTTCTTGGGTCAGCAGTGAAAAAGGCAGTTATCACAGTACCTGCCTACTTCAACGATTCCCAGAGGCAAGCAACCAAGGATGCTGGAACCATTGCTGGGCTTAATGTCTTGCGTATTGTTGTTGAACCAACTGCTGCAGCCATTGCTTATGGTCTTGACAAAAAGTTTAACAGCTCTGGTAGAAAGAGTAATGTGCTTATTTTCGACCTCGGGGGTGGCACCTTTGATGTATCTCTTCTCACTATGGAGAATAGCATGTTTACCGTTAAGGCCATTGATGGTGACACCCACCTTGGAGGAGAGGATTTCGATGATAGAATGGTTAACCATTGTGTTCAAGAATTCAAGAGAAAACACAGAAAGGATATAGGTGACAATCCCAGAGCATTGAGAAGGTTGAGGACATCTTGTGAGAGGGCAAAGAGGAATCTATCATCTGCAACAGAAACAAACATCGCAATCGATTGTTTGTATGATGGGATCGATTTTGACTACAAAATAACTCGTGCAAAATTCGAGGAACTTAACATGGATTTGTTCAAGAAATGCATTAAACATATTGAGGAGTGTTTGAATGAGGCTAAGATGGACAAGAATAGTATCCATGACGTGGTGCTCGTTGGTGGATCCACTAGAATTCCAAAGGTCCAGCAAATGctgcaagaatattttaatGGTAAGGAGTTGTGTAGGAGCATTCATCCTGATGAGGCCGTCGCTTCTGGTGCAGCAATTCAAGCAGCATTATTAGCTGGCCAGGGCAATGCAGAGGTTCAGGGTATACTATTATGCGAAGTCACGCCACTGTCACTTGGCGTGCATGTCGAAGGGGGTGAAATGAGTGTAATCATACCAAGAAACTCTGCTATTCCTACCAAGAAGGAGGAACAATTCATGACATGTGCTGACAACCAAAGCGTCGCGCTCATCCAAGTGTTTGAGGGAGAAAGGGCGAGAACCATGGATAACAATTTGTTGGGCAAATTCGAGCTCACAGGCATCCCACCAGCTCCAAGAGGCATCCCTAAAATAACCATCTGCTTTGATGTCGACGCCAATGGGATTCTGAATGTCTCTGCTGAAGATCAAACAACtggaaataaaaaaaacatcacAATCATCAATGACAAAGGCAGGTTATCTACAGAAGAGATCGAGAGAATGCTGCGAGAAGCCGAGTTATTTAAGGCAGAAGATGAGAAGCATAAAAGGAGAGTTGAGGCCAAGAATGCTCTGGAAAATTATGTCTACAGCATgagaaataaaattaaaaatgacAACAATTTTGCTTTCAACTTGACATATTCAGACAAGAGaaagtttgaaaatgcgacTGAGCGTGCTAACGAGTGGTTGGAAAACAACCAAGACGGCGGAGAAGATCAGTTTAAGAATAAAATGAAAGAGCTAGAGAACATCTGCAACCCCATAATTGCCAATATGTATTCGGGTGGCAGTGGTCCTAAGATTGATGAAGTTGATTAA